From Loxodonta africana isolate mLoxAfr1 chromosome 2, mLoxAfr1.hap2, whole genome shotgun sequence, the proteins below share one genomic window:
- the PWWP2A gene encoding PWWP domain-containing protein 2A isoform X4, producing MQLQSSTFQEGTEVKREVNGAVPHDPSPAPPPEPTLAESLWTSKPPPLFHEGAPYPPPLFIRDTYNQSIPQPPPRKIKRPKRKMYREEPTSIMNAIKLRPRQVLCDKCKNSVVAEKKEIRKGSSASDSSKYEDKKRRNESITAMNKKLKTDHKVDGKNQNESQKRNAVVKVSNIAHSRGRVVKVAAQANTSRAQLSTKKVLQSKNMDHAKAREVLKIAKEKAQKKQSETSTSKNARSKVHFTRRYQNPSSGSLPPRVRLKPQRYRNEENDSSLKTGLEKMRSGKMAPKPQSRCTSTRSAGEAPSENHSPSEGPQEASSEVQDTNEVHVPGERDEPQTLGKKGSKSNLSVYMTLNQKKSDSSSASVCSIDSTDDLKSSNSECSSSESFDFPPGSMHAPSTSSTSSSSREEKKLSNSLKMKIFSKNVSKCVTPDGRTICVGDIVWAKIYGFPWWPARILTITVSRKDNGLLVRQEARISWFGSPTTSFLALSQLSPFLENFQSRFNKKRKGLYRKAITEAAKAAKQLTPEVRALLTQFET from the coding sequence ATGCAGCTCCAAAGTAGTACATTCCAAGAAGGGACAGAAGTCAAGCGAGAAGTGAATGGTGCTGTTCCCCACGACCCTTCTCCTGCCCCACCTCCCGAGCCAACCCTGGCCGAAAGCCTGTGGACTTCCAAACCACCACCTCTCTTCCATGAAGGAGCACCTTATCCTCCCCCCTTGTTTATCAGGGACACATATAACCAATCAATACCTCAGCCACCTCCCCGGAAAATTAAGCGGCCCAAACGAAAAATGTACAGGGAAGAACCCACTTCTATAATGAATGCTATTAAGCTACGACCCAGACAAGTCCTGTGCGACAAATGTAAAAACAGTGTCGTTGCcgaaaaaaaggaaatcagaaaaggtaGTAGTGCAAGTGACTCTTCTAAATACGAAGATAAAAAACGGAGAAATGAAAGTATAACTGCTATGAACAAAAAACTTAAAACTGACCATAAAGTAGATGGGAAAAACCAAAACGAAAGCCAGAAAAGAAATGCTGTGGTTAAGGTTTCAAATATTGCTCACAGCAGAGGCAGAGTAGTTAAAGTTGCTGCTCAGGCAAATACATCAAGAGCCCAGTTAAGTACTAAAAAAGTGCTCCAGAGTAAGAACATGGATCACGCAAAAGCTCGGGAAGTGTTGAAAATTGCCAAAGAAAAGGCACAAAAGAAGCAAAGTGAAACCTCTACTTCCAAAAACGCACGTTCGAAAGTCCATTTCACACGTCGATATCAGAATCCTAGCTCAGGTTCTCTTCCACCCCGGGTTCGGTTAAAACCACAAAGGTACAGGAATGAAGAAAATGACTCTTCTCTGAAGACAGGACTTGAGAAAATGCGGAGCGGCAAGATGGCACCCAAGCCCCAGTCTCGCTGCACCTCCACCCGCTCAGCAGGTGAGGCCCCTTCAGAAAATCACAGTCCCTCAGAAGGCCCGCAAGAGGCCAGCAGTGAGGTTCAGGACACAAATGAAGTGCATGTACCTGGTGAGCGGGATGAACCACAGACATTGGGCAAAAAGGGCAGCAAAAGCAATCTCTCTGTTTACATGACCCTAAATCAAAAGAAATCTGACTCTTCCAGTGCGTCAGTGTGTAGCATTGATAGCACAGATGATTTGAAATCTTCCAACTCTGAGTGTAGTTCTTCAGAAAGCTTTGATTTTCCTCCAGGCAGTATGCACGCACCTTCCACCTCCTCCACTTCCTCCTCTTCAAGGGAAGAGAAAAAGCTCAGTAATTCCttgaaaatgaaaatcttttCCAAAAACGTCTCTAAATGCGTCACACCAGATGGCAGGACCATATGTGTAGGGGACATTGTTTGGGCCAAGATTTATGGCTTCCCTTGGTGGCCAGCCCGTATTCTTACTATAACTGTGAGCCGGAAAGATAACGGCCTTCTAGTCCGACAGGAGGCCCGCATTTCATGGTTCGGGTCTCCGACAACATCTTTCCTTGCTCTTTCGCAGCTCTCCCCCTTTTTAGAAAACTTCCAGTCACGCTTTAATAAGAAGAGAAAGGGCTTGTATCGAAAGGCTATCACAGAGGCAGCTAAAGCTGCTAAGCAGCTGACCCCCGAAGTGCGGGCTCTGTTGACACAGTTCGAAACTTGA